The Chryseobacterium glaciei DNA window CAGGAGAATCTACAATTGCCGTAGTTAAAGAAATTAGCGAAAAATATAAAGATCAAATCAAAATAATGATGGACAGCGGTGTAAGAACTGGCCCTGATGTTGCCCGCGCTTTAAGCTGTGGCGCCGAATTTACCTTTATGGGACGTACTTTTATGTATGCAGTCGGTGCTTTAGGTGAAAAAGGTGGTGATCACATTATTGAAATGCTTAAAATGCAGTTCAGACAGGTTTTGGAGCAGGTTTGTTGTGAAAAACCGGAAGATTTACAAAATTTCAGAGTGAAATAGAACAGAATTATTTTCAGATTTAAATATACTAAATTAAAAAATTCGCAGGGTTTCTTTGCGAATTTTTTGTATTCAATAGGAACGGGCTTTAGCCCGTTTTCAACAAAAGATATTCTACATTGGCTTTAGCCAAAACTTAGGCTTTAAATTATTTTTAAACGCAAAGATTTAATAAAAAAATGTATTATTTAAAGGAGCAAAATAAGGCGACAAAGTCGCTGAAGAAGTTCGCTTAATAAGAATCAATTTATTGATTCCTCTCTTTGCTCACTTAAAATATTTAAAATCATAAATAAAACTTTGCGTCAAAAAAGCTAAACAGTTTCAAAATAAAAAATTCGCAAAGAAACCCTGCGAATTTTCATTTATTATAATTAGATAAATTATTTTTTCTTTTCAGATTTTACGGCTTGTCTGGCCAATAATTTCCAATCATTTTTTACCTTAGTCCAAACCAATAATATATCCAACGTTACATCGCTCGGTCCTTTGCCAAGGTCATTGGTTTTTGCATAAAAATGATGACGAACAATCGCTGTATTCCCAACGATATTGATATTTTGATTTGTAATATCAATGGTTTCAAAAACTGATTTTTTACTGGATAATTTGTCAACAAACTCTGCTGAATCATCTATATGACCTCCAGAATGTCCGTAAGTTAGTTCGG harbors:
- a CDS encoding nuclear transport factor 2 family protein, with the translated sequence MIKKLIFAMSFFMVLAVSGQKKNDKDAVTDIAEKLRLAMISGDKSSLESLILPELTYGHSGGHIDDSAEFVDKLSSKKSVFETIDITNQNINIVGNTAIVRHHFYAKTNDLGKGPSDVTLDILLVWTKVKNDWKLLARQAVKSEKKK